The sequence GTACAGCCCCACCTCGCCCGCTGGTTCGCCGACGAGCGGCCGCTGCCCGCGACCCCGGACGCCACCGTGGCGACCGCAGCGCAGGCTCTGCTGCACACACACCGGCACGGCGCCCTGGACGACCTCACCGAGGTGCTCGTGGAGAGCGCGCACCGCAGGGCCGACGAGTTGCTGACCGTACTCGCCGAGGACGAGCCCTCGGCGATCTGCCGGGCCGTGGACCGCTGGGCGCACGACGAACGCCCCGCCCGCCGGGTGGCCGCGGTGGCGTTCGCGCTCCGAGCCGCCCCGCACGTCCGCTCGGCCGCCGACCGCGAACTGCTGCGCTACGCCGCCCTCGCCCTGCTCGCCCGACCCGCCGACTGCAGCCTGCACGGCGGTGCCCTCGCCCTCCTGGTCCGCGACCCGCACACCCGCGACCGCCATCTCCCCGAGGCCCTGCGCCACTTCGCCGACGGCGATCCGCAGCTCCCGCCCGAAGCCCTGGTGACGGCCCTGACCACCCACACGGAACCCGTCCTGCAGGCCTTCCGAGCCCGCCTGCGCCGCGGCGCGGACGCCGGGGAGGCGCTCCGCGCGCTCGCCGACGTCACCACCCCTGCCCTCGCCCGCCGGGTCGCCGCTCTCGTCCGGGAGGCGGTGGGGGCGCGGCCGGAGACCGCCCGGCACGTGGCCGCGTACGTGGACCGCCGTCTCGACCAGGGCCCCGCCGCTCGTTCCGTCCTGCTGCCGCTGGTCACCGGTCTCCTCGACGGCGGCGCCGAACAGGTCCGGGCGGCCCTCGCCACCGTGCTCGCCGCCCCCGGCGCCCCCGCCTCCCGCCCCCTGCGCCGTGAGCTGCTGGACTTCCTCCTCATCCACGAGCAGGACCCGGACGTCCTGGACGCCCTCCTGCACGCGGCGGTCCCGCACGGAGACGGCCGGGACGCGGAGCTGCGCGCCCTGGTCCACCGCGTCGGCCTCCTCCTCGTCCGCACCCCCGACGGGGCAACCCGCTTCGACTGGGGACTGGTCGTCCTCGCCCGGCACGTGCCCGGCTTCGCCGCGCGGGTGGCCCGCTGGCTGGGCGAGACCCCGGACGACTGGGCCGTGGTGGTGGGCCCCAGCGCCCGCCGCATGATCGAGAATCTGGCGGGGGTGCGAGTACCGGCCTGACCGGTCGGCGAACGTGCGCCCGGTCACAGCCCCTATGCCGATGAGGGTCCAGGGCACCCGGCATGGCACCCTTAGACCTGCACAAGAGGTCAACGGTAGACACGGACACGGGTTCGAGGAGCGGTCACAGTGCAGCGCTGGCGTGGCTTGGAGGACATTCCCCAGGACTGGGGGCGCAGCGTCGTCACCATCGGTTCCTACGACGGCGTCCACCGCGGCCACCAGCTGATCATCAAGCACGCCGTCGACCGCGCCCGCGAGCTGGGCGCCCCGGCCGTCGTCGTCACCTTCGACCCGCACCCCAGCGAGGTCGTCCGCCCCGGCAGTCACCCGCCCCTGCTCGCCCCGCACCACCGCCGCGCCGAGCTGATGGCGGACCTGGGCGTGGACGCGGTGCTCATCCTCCCCTTCACCACCGAGTTCTCGAAGCTCTCGCCCGCCGAGTTCGTGGCCAAGGTCCTGGTCGACAAGCTGCACGCCAGGGCGGTCGTCGAGGGCCCGAACTTCCGCTTCGGCCACAAGGCCGCCGGCAACGTGGAGTTCCTCGCCGAGCAGGGCAAGAACCACGACTTCGAGGTGGAGGTCGTGGACCTGTACGTCTCCGGTGCGGCGGGCGGCGGCGAGCCGTTCTCCTCGACCCTGACCCGGCGCCTGGTCGCCGAGGGCGACGTGGCCGGTGCCCGCGAGATCCTGGGCCGTCCGCACCGGGTGGAGGGCGTGGTCGTCCGCGGCGCCCAGCGCGGCCGCGAGCTGGGCTTCCCCACGGCCAACGTCGAGACGCTCCCGCACACCGCGATCCCCGCCGACGGTGTGTACGCCGGTTACCTGCACGCGCAGGGGGAAGTCATGCCGGCCGCGATCTCCGTCGGCACCAACCCGCAGTTCGACGGCACCGAGCGCACGGTGGAGGCGTACGCCATCGACCGCGTCGGCCTCGACCTGTACGGGCTGCATGTCGCCGTCGACTTCCTGGCGTACGTGCGCGGCCAGGCGAAGTTCGAGTCGCTGGACGCCCTGCTGGAGCAGATGGCCGCGGATGTGAAGCGGTGCCGGGAGATCGTGGCGGAGGAGGAGTAAGTCCTTTTCGCACAGCGAAAGGGCGGCCGGTGCGGAAGACGCACCGGCCGCCCTTCTGCATGCCGTCCTACTGCTGGGGCGGCTGCTGCTGCCCCTGCGGAGGCTGCTGGTGGCCCTGCTGCGGCGGGTAGGGCTGACCGGGAGCCTGCGGCGGGTAGGGCTGGCCCGGGGCCTGCGGCTGTGCCTGCTGCGCCGGATACGGCTGCGGCGGCCCGGTGTACAGCTGCTGGCCGGGGGCCTGCGGGTACGGCTGGCCCGGCTGGCCCTGCTGGGGCGGATACGGCTGCTGCCCCTGCGGCGGGTAGGCCTGACCCGGCATCGGCTGACCCGGCATCGGCTGACCCGGTATGGGCTGACCCGGCATCGGCTGACCCGGCATCGGCTGACCGGGCATCGGCTGACCGGGCATCGGCTGACCGGGCATCGGCGGGGCGGCCACGGGTGGCGGGTTGCCGTCGCTGGTCCACAGCCCGTGCGACTGCTGGTGCCGCACCAAGTCCTCGGCGACCATGGCCGCGAGGTTGAAGTACGCCTCCCGCACCTTCGGTCGCATCATGTCGAGGTCGACCTCGGCACCGGCGGCCAGGTGCTCGTCGAAGGGCACCACGATGACGCCGCGGCAGCGCGTCTCGAAGTGCGACACGATGTCCTCGACCTTGATCATCTTGCCGGTCTCGCGCACTCCGGAGATCACGGTGATCGACCGCGAGACGAGGTCGGCGTACCCGTGCGCGGACAGCCAGTCCAGCGTCGTACTCGCGCTGCTCGCACCGTCGACCGACGGGGTCGAGATGATGATCAGCTGGTCGGCGAGGTCGAGCACCCCGCGCATGGCGCTGTACAGCAGGCCCGTGCCCGAGTCGGTGAGGATGACCGGGTACTGCCTGCCGAGCACGTCGATCGCGCGCCGGTAGTCCTCGTCGTTGAACGTGGTGGAGACGGCCGGGTCGACGTCGTTGGCGATGATCTCCAGTCCGGAGGGCGCCTGGGACGTGAACCGCCGGATGTCCATGTACGAGTTCAGGTACGGGATCGCCTGGACCAGGTCACGGATGGTCGCCCCCGTCTCCCGGCGCACGCGTCGCCCGAGCGTACCGGCGTCCGGGTTGGCGTCGATGGCGAGGATCTTGTCCTGCCGCTCGGAGGCGAGCGTGGAGCCGAGGGCGGTGGTCGTGGTGGTCTTGCCGACACCGCCCTTGAGGCTGATGACCGCGATGCGGTAGCAGGACAGCACCGGCGTGCGGATCAGCTCCAGCTTTCGCTGCCGCTCGGCCTCCTCCTTCTTCCCGCCCAGCTTGAAGCGGGACGCGGCAGCGGCGGGCCGGCCGCTCTTCGCCTTCTGCCTCTTGTTGTTGAGCAGCCGGTCCGAAGAGAGCTCCACGGCCGCGGTGTAACCCAGTGGCGCTGCACCCGGGTTGGTCGGCTGCCGCTGGTCGTGCTGGATGGGCTGTGGCCAGGCGGCACCGGCCCGAGGATCGGCGGGCTGCTGCGGAGCCTGGGCGGACTCGGGGTTCTGCGGGGGCTGAGGCTGCTGTCCCGGCGGCGGGAAGCCGTAGCCGGACTGCGGTGCGGGGCCGCCAGGGGCCGCCTGCTGACCCTGCGGAGGGAAGCCGTAACCGCCGGGCTGGGCAGCGGGGTTGGGCACGCCGGGCGGCGGGAAGCCGTAACCCCCCTGCGGGTTGGGGCCGTTCGGGGCCGGGGGCGGCGGGAAGCCGTAACCGCTCGGCGGAGTGGGCATGCCGGGGTTCGGCTGCGGTGCGGGGGGCGCGGGCTGGTCGGCCATAGGGCCGGGTGCGCCGGGGACGCCGGGGGTTCCCGGGGCGTAGGGCTGACCGGGCTGCAGTACGGGCTGCGCGGGAGCCGGCGGAGCGGGGGTGCCGGGCTGGTTCCATGCGGCGGGCGCGGGCTGGGGTGCCTGCGGCTGGAACGGCGGCTGCTGTCCGGGCACGCCCGCGGGGCCCTGCGCGGCAGCCGGCTGCTGACCGGGCGTCGGGCCCGGCTGCTGCGGTGCGCCCTGCGCGGGCCACTGGGCCGCGGGGGCGGGAGCGGCCGGCTGGTACGACGGCGGCAACGGAGGCATCCCGTCCTGCGGCGTCGGCGGGGGAGTCCAGGCGGGCGGCGCGTCCTGGGGGGCGGTGTCCTGCGGAGCACCGCTCTCGGGCGTGCCGTTGCGCGGTACGGCGTCCGTGTCCGTGGACTTCGCCGCGTCGGAGGGGGTTTCGGCGGCCGTATCGTCCTGGGCCGGTCCCGGGACCGCAGCCTCGGCGGCGGTGTCGCCCTCGGCCTTGTTCTCGGCCTCGACGTCCGCGCCGGTCTCGGTCGCGGCCTCGTTCTCCTCGGACCCGGAGGCCACTGGCGCGTCGACGCCGGTCTCCTCGGCATCGGTGGCATCGGCCGCCTCGGAAACGTCGGCCTCGGCGCCCTGCCCGGAGCCGTCCGTACCCGACTCGTCCGGCGCGGAAGGCTCCGCCTCGGCCCGCGCGCCCTCGCCGTCGGCGGCACCCTTGTCGTCGCCGTCGGCCGGTCCGGCGTCCTCCGGGGCGTCCTCTGCGGAGGCCTCGTTCCCGGCTTCGGCCGCCTTCTCGGCGGCAGCGTTGCGCTCCGCGATCTCGGCCATCTCGCGCTTCAGGGCGACGGCGGAGAACTTCATCGTCGCCCCGCTCTCCAGGTCACCGCTGTCCGACTCGGGCTGTGGGACGGGCGCGAGGGACGGAGCGACCGGAGCGGCAGGAACAGGGGGCTCCTGCTGAGGCTGCTGCGGGGCCTGCGGCTGCTGCAGCTCGAACCCCTCGGGCAGCCTCGGCATCGGAACCGGGTTCCCGGCAGGCGGAGTGTGCGCGGCGTACGGTGCCCCGGGACCGGGAGCCGGCGCGGAGGGAGCGTACGGGGCCCCTTGAGCAGGGGCAGGCGGGGCGGGCGGGGCGTACGGCGCCGCCGGGCCGGGGGCAGGCTGAGCGTAAGGTGCCGCGGGACCGGGGGCGGGCGGGGCGTACGGGGCCCCTGGCATCGCCGTACCGGCCGCCGGAGTCCCCTGCGGCGGTGGGGTCGGGCCCGCAACGGGCGCCTGCGGAGGGAACGGCGGAGGCGGCGCGGCACCGACACCGCCCGGACCGCCCGCCGTACCGGAACCGCTCGGGTCACCGGCGCCGCTCACACCGTCGGGGCCGGAGGCGGCCGGAGCCGCGCCGCCCGTGGTGCCGGAACCACCCGAGGTCCCGGACGCGTTCTGCGTGTACCAGGCGGGCGGGGCGTAGTCGATGGTGAACTCGCCGGTGGTCTCGAAGGCCGACTCCGCGTCGGGCTGGTCATCGCCGGGTGTGGCCCAGCCCCCGCGGATCCCGTCCCGATCGCTGCTCACAGTTCCTCCTGGTGTGGTCGAGCACCCTTGTGCCGTGCCGGGGCGACCATGTCGTGTCGTTCACGTCGTCCGTAGTCGTTCGAGGCAGTCCGAATCCACCGGCCCTCCCCCTGGGGTGACGACGCCTGGTCCACGGGTTCTGGCATCGCGCCCGCTCCCAGCCTAATCACCACGAGGCACACCTCGGCAGCCCCGCCCACCTCTCGGCTCGCGGCCGACGACGCCAGCCGCGAACAAACGTCGAACAATCCACGCAGGAGTAACGAAGAAGAGTTGAATAAACCGGACGAGACGGGGCAGTTCGGCCCCATCAGTCCATGCGTCGCGGTGTGCCCAACAATCCGATCTCGGCATCGGTGGGTTGGGTCATCACATACTGCCGGTCGCGGTCGGTGCACCACAGCGTCACGCCGTCGGGCAGCGCGGGCAGCGACTCCGCCTCGGTCCGGGTCAGCCCCATGGTGCGGCCCAGTTCCGCCGCCTCGTCCGGCGAGACCCGCTGGATACCGGCGAGCCGGGCCTGCCGCAGCAACCGCGGGGCGACCGGGCTGAGATACGGCAGCAGGGTCAGAACCGACTGCCAGGGCCCCGACACCGTGCGCCCGCGCGGCGGCCGCATACCGCAGTCCCGCACCACGAGCACGGGCGTACCGGCCGAGGCACCCTGCGGCGGGACCCGGCCCACGTCGTGCACGGCGAGCCCGTTCTGCCCCCCGCCCATGGCGTGCACCATCTGCATCCAGGCCTGCGGCCGGCCCGTCTCCACGGCGACCCGCGCCCCCGTCGCCGCCGTACGCAGCGCCAGCACCTGAGCCGTCCACAGCCCGCCGATCAGCACGACGTCGTACGGCGTCGGCCGGTTTATCCCCAGCACGGCCGGCTGGCCCTCGGCATCGATCCCGGCGACCACGCCGTCGTCCCCTATGGGCAGGAACAGCGTTTCGGCCTGCTCCACGGACAGCGCGTGCCGCGGATGACGGGGGCCCAGCAGGCCGAAGCCGGTGCGCAGTCGCGCGCCGAGGCTCGGTGTCGGCGGGGTCGTGCCCGACGGGGCAGGCGATGTCGTCATGGCCATCAGCGGGCTCCTCCGAGCGGCAGGGTGGCTAGAACGCCAGGGAGTTGCTCACGGTCCAGACGTGCGAGCCCGGTCCGCGCCTGCCGCGCCGCCTGCTCCAGATCGCGCCGTGCGTTGGTCAGCTCCTGCTTGCTGCGCCCGGTGATCCGCACGTGGCCGGTGATGGACACGTCCTGCTGCGCACCCTTGGCCAGCGTCAGACTGAAGGTCGTCGCCAGCGCGGGTACCGTCGTCAGCTGCGCCACCAACTGCGCCAGCGATTGGCCCGATCCGCTCAGTTGGGGCCATCGGCGCACCCAGTAGGTGGTGTGACGGCGGTTGTCGCAACGCCAGCTGCGGCTGGACTCTTCGGTACGGCGCTGCGGCGCCTCGCCCCGCCCGGCCTGGGACGCCTGAGCCGTCACCATCGGGTTGGCGCAGGCGGAGGTGGCGATGGCGGCGGTCAGCTCCTCCTCGGTGAGCACACTCGCCCGGAACCCTGCGCCGGTCAGACGGCTCGACAGGTGCTCGGACGAGCGCGCCAGACACTTCTGCGCCCCCAGCAGACCGCCGCCGCGCGCGGCCACCGCCTCCGGACACAGCTCGGGATCGAGCTTCAGCGCTATCCACGTGATGCGCACCGCGGGTGAGCCCGTCTGGGCCTGCAACGGCGCGTAGTTGTTGACCACGACCGACTGCTGGGGCAGGTGCAGCGCGGGTGCCGGCTGCGTGTGCACCACGATCTGCGCCGACTCCAGCCGGATCCCGTCGACTTCGAGGACGTCCCGTACGAGGGCCACCGGCAGCGGCCTGCGCATGCGCTCCGCGCGCAGCGCGTCCGCGTCCGACTCCACCTGGAGCACCGCGGTGAGGAAACCACCGTCGCCCACCATGCCGATCGGCCGCTGGTCGCGGTCGTCGCCGCGGGTGTAGCTGCAGGTACGCAGGCTCGGGTCGCACTCCGCGGCAGGCGCGAGACCGGAGTCGGTTCCCGGCGGGACCGGTGTACCCGCAGCTCGCCGTCTGCGGGCCCGCAGCGCCAGCAGCGTGCCGAGCCATTCCGGCAGAGAGCGCCCCCGCCGTCGTACGACGGCCAGCACCACGATTACTACGGAGAGCGCGATGGCGGCGATCATCGCGACCGTACCGACCAGCCACCCGCACACCACGAGCGCGCCCGCGATCTCCAGCAGCACCAGCCGCTGCACCGCGAACGAACCGCCGCGCCCCGAGCGCGACACCAGATGCGGCGTGAAAGCCCCTTGGGAGGACGCGGAGGTCTGCCGGGCGCCCGACTGGGAGGAGGAGGAAGAGTCGCGGCCACCCGACCGGCCCGAGTCACCCGGTCGTGATCCCGATTGCGATCGCGACCGGGCCC is a genomic window of Streptomyces griseochromogenes containing:
- a CDS encoding SCO5717 family growth-regulating ATPase, coding for MSSDRDGIRGGWATPGDDQPDAESAFETTGEFTIDYAPPAWYTQNASGTSGGSGTTGGAAPAASGPDGVSGAGDPSGSGTAGGPGGVGAAPPPPFPPQAPVAGPTPPPQGTPAAGTAMPGAPYAPPAPGPAAPYAQPAPGPAAPYAPPAPPAPAQGAPYAPSAPAPGPGAPYAAHTPPAGNPVPMPRLPEGFELQQPQAPQQPQQEPPVPAAPVAPSLAPVPQPESDSGDLESGATMKFSAVALKREMAEIAERNAAAEKAAEAGNEASAEDAPEDAGPADGDDKGAADGEGARAEAEPSAPDESGTDGSGQGAEADVSEAADATDAEETGVDAPVASGSEENEAATETGADVEAENKAEGDTAAEAAVPGPAQDDTAAETPSDAAKSTDTDAVPRNGTPESGAPQDTAPQDAPPAWTPPPTPQDGMPPLPPSYQPAAPAPAAQWPAQGAPQQPGPTPGQQPAAAQGPAGVPGQQPPFQPQAPQPAPAAWNQPGTPAPPAPAQPVLQPGQPYAPGTPGVPGAPGPMADQPAPPAPQPNPGMPTPPSGYGFPPPPAPNGPNPQGGYGFPPPGVPNPAAQPGGYGFPPQGQQAAPGGPAPQSGYGFPPPGQQPQPPQNPESAQAPQQPADPRAGAAWPQPIQHDQRQPTNPGAAPLGYTAAVELSSDRLLNNKRQKAKSGRPAAAASRFKLGGKKEEAERQRKLELIRTPVLSCYRIAVISLKGGVGKTTTTTALGSTLASERQDKILAIDANPDAGTLGRRVRRETGATIRDLVQAIPYLNSYMDIRRFTSQAPSGLEIIANDVDPAVSTTFNDEDYRRAIDVLGRQYPVILTDSGTGLLYSAMRGVLDLADQLIIISTPSVDGASSASTTLDWLSAHGYADLVSRSITVISGVRETGKMIKVEDIVSHFETRCRGVIVVPFDEHLAAGAEVDLDMMRPKVREAYFNLAAMVAEDLVRHQQSHGLWTSDGNPPPVAAPPMPGQPMPGQPMPGQPMPGQPMPGQPIPGQPMPGQPMPGQAYPPQGQQPYPPQQGQPGQPYPQAPGQQLYTGPPQPYPAQQAQPQAPGQPYPPQAPGQPYPPQQGHQQPPQGQQQPPQQ
- a CDS encoding bifunctional riboflavin kinase/FAD synthetase; the encoded protein is MQRWRGLEDIPQDWGRSVVTIGSYDGVHRGHQLIIKHAVDRARELGAPAVVVTFDPHPSEVVRPGSHPPLLAPHHRRAELMADLGVDAVLILPFTTEFSKLSPAEFVAKVLVDKLHARAVVEGPNFRFGHKAAGNVEFLAEQGKNHDFEVEVVDLYVSGAAGGGEPFSSTLTRRLVAEGDVAGAREILGRPHRVEGVVVRGAQRGRELGFPTANVETLPHTAIPADGVYAGYLHAQGEVMPAAISVGTNPQFDGTERTVEAYAIDRVGLDLYGLHVAVDFLAYVRGQAKFESLDALLEQMAADVKRCREIVAEEE
- the eccE gene encoding type VII secretion protein EccE, with the translated sequence MASATRARSRSQSGSRPGDSGRSGGRDSSSSSQSGARQTSASSQGAFTPHLVSRSGRGGSFAVQRLVLLEIAGALVVCGWLVGTVAMIAAIALSVVIVVLAVVRRRGRSLPEWLGTLLALRARRRRAAGTPVPPGTDSGLAPAAECDPSLRTCSYTRGDDRDQRPIGMVGDGGFLTAVLQVESDADALRAERMRRPLPVALVRDVLEVDGIRLESAQIVVHTQPAPALHLPQQSVVVNNYAPLQAQTGSPAVRITWIALKLDPELCPEAVAARGGGLLGAQKCLARSSEHLSSRLTGAGFRASVLTEEELTAAIATSACANPMVTAQASQAGRGEAPQRRTEESSRSWRCDNRRHTTYWVRRWPQLSGSGQSLAQLVAQLTTVPALATTFSLTLAKGAQQDVSITGHVRITGRSKQELTNARRDLEQAARQARTGLARLDREQLPGVLATLPLGGAR